The window CATCGCGTGCGGTGGTGGCGGTCGGCGCCTTTACCCAGGGTTGGTGCGCCAGTGCTTTACCAGCAAAAAAGTCGGCTTTGGCACTGACGGGTAAATTGGTGACGGGTTTTTCGTAGCTGGCAAAGGGCATGATGGCACTGCTGCCCGTGCCACCGGGCAGGCGTTCACTGTCGCTTAATGCGGGTATAACTGGCCCCGCTTCTGCATTTTCTGATGCTACATCAGGCTGGCAGGCACTCAGGCTCAGTACGGCAGAAAAGACAAAAGCCAGCCGGGTAAAACCCGGCTGGCTGAGTATCGATAATGCGTTCATTGGCGGGTGATTATTCGTCACAGGATACCAGCGGGTCCTTTGTATCACAGGCGGATGCGTCAGGATCAACAACAGAACCACTGATGCCGAGGGTGGTGGCAATTTCTGCAATCAGTGCCGACTGAGTATTGAGCGCAGTGATGGTTTTATAGACCGGGTTATTGGCGGTCTGATTGGCGGCCATAATCAGCACGTCAAAGGGTTCGCCGGCACGGGCCTTAGCATCAATGGCCGTGTAGTGGGTTGCGGTGGTGGTCAGCGCTGTTTCGACACGGGTGGCCAGTTCTGCTTTACCGGCATCGCGCAGGTAATCGTCGATACCATAGCCATTGGTAATGGCACGGGTGGTGACGTTGTCGGTACCGTCCAGTGTGCTGTCGTAACCGGCATAAGCACCGTAGTAACTGTTGGCTACGCCTTCTGCATCCAGCCAGATATCACGGTGGGTGTTATCGGAGAAGCAGCTGTGTTCGTCTTCCTGAGAGTTGGCGCTGAAGGCAATCTGCATACGCTCACCGGCCAGTTCGCCTTCGGACAGCGTGCCCATACCGGTCAGAATTTCTGCCAGTTTTTGTTTGGCCTGTGCTTCGCTGGTCACCGTGGTGAAGGCGGTGCGGTAAGCCGCACCGGCTTTCCAGCCATCGCGTACGGCTTCGAGATCGGCAATCAGTTTATCCACCGCAACGGCCATAAACTGGTGACGACGATGGGAGAGGGTATTGGCGTTGTAGTCTGTGGTTGTGCCATCAAAACCCGGAACGAAATCGCTCAGCGGACGCTGGCCACCGTGGTTAAACACATAAGATTTCACGGCGCTGTCACGGTCTGTACCGTCAGTCGTGTTGCCGGTGGTGTTCAGATCCTGACCCCACAGCATAAATTCGATGGCGTGGTAGCCGGCAATCACATCGTGCTCATCATCGGCGGTGGCGGTATTGGCCAGCAAATCAGCGTTAATGATCACATTGGTGTTGCCAATGATGTTGTCAGCATCGTTGTTGGTGGCGTGGGTCGCATCAATGGCGCCGTTGCCGTTAATGCCGGCGCTGTTGGCGGTCACACCAATCTGGTCGGTACCAAAGTCGCTGCTGTTGG of the Thalassolituus hydrocarboniclasticus genome contains:
- a CDS encoding imelysin family protein; its protein translation is MKLTQLAACITTATLLTACGGSSSDSDSSVINLPNVQKVLNTNADIALAVYSDAVDTAIDLKTALATFRADPTEANLEAAKKAWLVAREPYGQSEVYRFRNSPIDSTDYSSENGPEGDINAWPLGEALIDYVKTNSSDFGTDQIGVTANSAGINGNGAIDATHATNNDADNIIGNTNVIINADLLANTATADDEHDVIAGYHAIEFMLWGQDLNTTGNTTDGTDRDSAVKSYVFNHGGQRPLSDFVPGFDGTTTDYNANTLSHRRHQFMAVAVDKLIADLEAVRDGWKAGAAYRTAFTTVTSEAQAKQKLAEILTGMGTLSEGELAGERMQIAFSANSQEDEHSCFSDNTHRDIWLDAEGVANSYYGAYAGYDSTLDGTDNVTTRAITNGYGIDDYLRDAGKAELATRVETALTTTATHYTAIDAKARAGEPFDVLIMAANQTANNPVYKTITALNTQSALIAEIATTLGISGSVVDPDASACDTKDPLVSCDE